One stretch of Nocardia mangyaensis DNA includes these proteins:
- a CDS encoding YggT family protein — protein MALFAVLYLVLFVFWLLLISRVIVELIRSFARDWRPTGVVVILLEVIFTVTDPPVKLLRRLIPPVNLGGIRLDLSIMVLLFVVFILMSIVGGLGQPVTSV, from the coding sequence GTGGCCTTGTTCGCGGTTCTGTACCTCGTGCTTTTCGTCTTCTGGCTGTTGTTGATCAGTCGGGTGATCGTCGAGCTCATTCGCAGTTTCGCGCGTGACTGGCGTCCGACCGGTGTGGTGGTGATCCTGCTGGAAGTCATCTTCACGGTGACCGACCCGCCGGTGAAACTCCTGAGGCGGTTGATACCCCCGGTGAATCTTGGGGGTATCCGGCTCGATCTGTCGATTATGGTCCTGCTCTTCGTCGTCTTCATCCTGATGTCGATCGTGGGTGGGCTCGGGCAGCCCGTGACCTCCGTGTGA
- a CDS encoding cell division protein SepF — translation MSTLHKFKAYFGMVPLDEYEDDYVDDHAPRGAEERAGRARPRSYDRYAEDRYGAERFEDEVDDFPQPAYKSAYQARRDDYVGDAYADDRYEAPRRPTRIETAPSSGRFRAGGVAPGMRGSTRGALAVDPDAEERRIEERLRPEPAPARRPGIFEDGGPLSKITTLRPRDYSEARIIGERFREGNPVIMDLVDLSNADAKRLVDFAAGLAFALRGSFDKVATKVFLLSPADVDVSAEERRRIAENGFYNQK, via the coding sequence TACGTCGACGATCACGCCCCTCGCGGCGCCGAGGAGCGTGCCGGTCGCGCTCGCCCGCGCAGCTACGACCGCTACGCCGAGGATCGGTACGGCGCCGAGCGTTTCGAGGACGAGGTCGACGACTTTCCCCAGCCCGCCTACAAGTCGGCCTACCAGGCGCGACGCGACGACTACGTCGGCGATGCCTACGCCGATGATCGCTACGAGGCGCCCCGGCGTCCGACCAGGATCGAAACGGCCCCTTCGTCGGGCCGGTTCAGGGCGGGCGGTGTCGCACCGGGCATGCGTGGCTCCACCCGCGGTGCGCTCGCGGTCGATCCCGACGCCGAGGAACGCAGGATCGAGGAGCGCTTGCGCCCCGAGCCCGCGCCCGCGCGGCGGCCAGGGATCTTCGAGGACGGAGGTCCCTTGTCCAAGATCACCACGCTGCGTCCGCGCGACTACAGCGAGGCCAGGATCATCGGTGAGCGTTTCCGGGAGGGCAACCCGGTGATCATGGACCTGGTCGACCTGAGCAATGCCGACGCGAAAAGGCTGGTCGATTTCGCGGCCGGGCTGGCATTCGCGCTGCGCGGCTCGTTCGACAAGGTGGCGACGAAGGTGTTCCTGCTCTCACCCGCCGATGTCGACGTATCGGCGGAAGAGCGCCGCCGGATCGCCGAAAACGGCTTCTACAACCAGAAATAG
- a CDS encoding DivIVA domain-containing protein produces MPLTPADVHNVAFSKPPIGKRGYNEDEVDAFLDLVEQELSRLIEENADLRQRVAELDTELADAKKNRGSAPVNAVKPPVQQAPPPVPEPIAPPVPVAPPAPMPAAAPVRDNSGPDANMQAAKVLTLAQEMADRLTTDAKTEAEGLLSNARANSERLVGDARTRSEAMISDARQKSDAMLADAQNRSDTQIRQAKDKAEALTADAERQHAEIMATITQQRTVLESRIEQLKTFEREYRVRLKSYLESQLEELENRGSAVPVDGGEFAGETNGSANSLAPASSFGKGGK; encoded by the coding sequence ATGCCGCTGACTCCCGCCGATGTGCACAACGTCGCGTTCAGCAAACCGCCGATCGGTAAGCGCGGCTACAACGAGGACGAGGTAGATGCCTTCCTGGATCTCGTCGAGCAGGAGCTCTCGCGCCTGATCGAGGAGAACGCCGACCTGCGTCAGCGGGTCGCCGAGCTCGACACCGAGCTGGCCGACGCCAAGAAAAATCGTGGATCCGCCCCGGTCAACGCCGTGAAACCGCCTGTTCAGCAGGCACCTCCGCCCGTACCTGAACCAATAGCGCCACCGGTACCGGTGGCGCCGCCCGCGCCGATGCCCGCCGCCGCGCCGGTCCGTGACAACTCCGGTCCGGACGCGAACATGCAGGCCGCGAAGGTGCTCACCCTGGCGCAGGAGATGGCCGACCGGCTCACCACCGACGCCAAGACCGAGGCCGAGGGCCTGCTGTCGAACGCGCGGGCAAACTCCGAGCGACTGGTCGGCGACGCCCGTACCCGCTCGGAGGCGATGATCTCCGACGCGCGCCAGAAGTCCGATGCGATGCTGGCCGACGCGCAGAACCGCTCCGACACCCAGATCCGGCAGGCCAAGGACAAGGCCGAGGCGCTCACCGCCGACGCCGAGCGTCAGCACGCCGAGATCATGGCCACCATCACCCAGCAGCGCACGGTCCTGGAGAGCCGCATCGAGCAGCTCAAGACCTTCGAGCGGGAATACCGCGTGCGGCTGAAGTCCTACCTGGAATCGCAGCTCGAGGAGCTGGAGAACCGCGGGTCCGCGGTCCCGGTCGACGGCGGCGAATTCGCGGGCGAGACCAATGGTTCGGCCAACAGCCTGGCCCCCGCGTCGTCCTTCGGCAAGGGCGGCAAGTAG